Proteins encoded within one genomic window of Paenarthrobacter sp. JL.01a:
- a CDS encoding glycosyltransferase family 2 protein: MTRFWTRLIVVLTVILGVNYVAWRWMASLNWDAWWIAVPLVMAETYSLIDVMLFGLTVWNIKFRKPPAPAPSDATVDVFITTYNEPLDLVLTTALAAKKITWPHSTWILDDGNRPEMRELAEAHGIGYVTRTADWTPNMPRHAKAGNLNNALMLTSGEYLLILDADQIPEPDILDKTLGYFNDDRVALVQTPQYFINVPADDPLGSQAPLFYGPIQQGKDGWNAAFFCGSNAILRREALMQLGLVGYVKATEKSIRRALAASRTAIKKARRSPEAENPLVEQMLNEVEAATESAQKELDAGASLSEITFRVRRKVDDAVRTLVAADFSALQSDLEEIAAMELAHVGESGVTTLASDAVDRMSGRDWSPLGALESVHAVLDAISVERTDEAQPIMPLATISVTEDMATAMRLHGLGWKSVYHHEILANGLAPEDLKTMLTQRLRWAQGTIQVLLRENPLVQRRLTWGQRLMYFSTMWSYLSGFAAVVYFAAPIIYLTLGILPVSSLSYDFFIRFIPFMVVNQLLFLVAGHGIPTWRGQQYSLALFPTWIKACTTAARNVWFGRPLGFAVTPKARQSGGPSWSLIRPQIIVAVLLTVALIVGLIRLLAGMSEPLGTLVNVAWVAFDLVVLSVLVKAVLYKGFEPQSGPEHQEERNADAV, translated from the coding sequence GTGACACGTTTCTGGACCCGGTTGATCGTAGTCCTGACAGTAATTCTGGGCGTCAACTATGTGGCCTGGCGTTGGATGGCGTCGCTGAACTGGGATGCCTGGTGGATCGCGGTCCCGCTGGTGATGGCCGAGACGTACAGCCTCATCGACGTGATGCTGTTCGGCCTGACGGTGTGGAACATCAAGTTCCGCAAACCACCAGCCCCGGCACCATCGGATGCAACGGTGGACGTCTTCATCACCACCTACAACGAGCCACTGGATCTCGTCCTGACCACGGCCCTGGCTGCAAAGAAGATCACCTGGCCGCACAGCACCTGGATTCTCGACGACGGCAACCGGCCCGAGATGCGTGAACTCGCCGAAGCCCACGGGATTGGCTATGTGACACGCACGGCGGACTGGACGCCCAACATGCCGCGGCACGCCAAGGCGGGCAACCTGAACAACGCGCTGATGCTCACCTCGGGCGAATACCTGTTGATTCTCGACGCCGACCAGATCCCCGAGCCGGACATCCTGGACAAGACGCTGGGCTACTTCAACGACGACCGCGTTGCGTTGGTCCAGACCCCGCAGTACTTCATCAACGTCCCCGCCGACGATCCCCTGGGCAGCCAGGCACCCCTCTTCTACGGCCCTATCCAGCAGGGCAAGGACGGCTGGAACGCTGCGTTCTTCTGCGGCTCCAACGCCATCCTCCGCCGGGAAGCCCTCATGCAGCTGGGCCTGGTGGGCTATGTGAAGGCCACGGAGAAGAGCATCCGCCGGGCCCTCGCCGCCTCGCGCACCGCCATCAAGAAGGCACGCCGCTCCCCCGAAGCCGAGAACCCGTTGGTGGAGCAGATGCTGAACGAGGTGGAAGCCGCCACCGAATCAGCCCAGAAGGAACTCGACGCCGGCGCGTCCCTGAGTGAGATCACGTTCCGGGTACGCCGCAAAGTGGACGACGCCGTTCGCACCCTTGTGGCCGCGGACTTCTCCGCGCTGCAATCGGACCTCGAAGAGATCGCCGCGATGGAACTTGCCCACGTCGGGGAGTCGGGCGTCACCACTTTGGCCAGTGATGCCGTCGACCGTATGTCCGGTCGTGACTGGTCGCCGTTGGGTGCCCTCGAATCCGTCCACGCGGTCCTGGACGCCATCTCTGTCGAGCGCACGGACGAAGCCCAGCCGATCATGCCGCTGGCCACCATCTCGGTCACCGAGGACATGGCCACCGCGATGCGCCTGCACGGGCTGGGCTGGAAGAGCGTCTACCACCACGAGATCCTGGCCAACGGCCTCGCGCCCGAGGACCTCAAGACCATGCTCACCCAGCGCCTTCGTTGGGCCCAGGGCACCATCCAGGTCCTCCTGCGCGAGAATCCACTGGTCCAGCGCCGGCTCACGTGGGGACAGCGGCTCATGTATTTCTCGACGATGTGGAGCTACCTCAGCGGTTTTGCCGCCGTCGTGTATTTCGCCGCGCCGATCATTTACCTGACGCTCGGCATCCTCCCGGTGAGCAGCCTCAGCTACGACTTCTTCATCCGCTTCATCCCGTTCATGGTGGTGAACCAGTTGCTGTTCCTGGTGGCCGGGCACGGTATCCCCACCTGGCGCGGGCAGCAGTACAGCCTCGCGCTGTTCCCCACCTGGATCAAAGCGTGCACGACGGCGGCACGGAACGTTTGGTTCGGCCGTCCCCTTGGGTTTGCGGTCACCCCCAAAGCCCGGCAGAGCGGCGGACCCAGTTGGAGCTTGATCCGGCCTCAAATCATCGTGGCGGTGCTGCTGACAGTGGCGTTGATCGTTGGCCTGATCCGGCTGCTCGCTGGAATGTCGGAGCCCTTGGGCACCTTGGTGAACGTAGCGTGGGTGGCGTTCGACCTCGTGGTCCTGAGCGTGCTGGTCAAAGCAGTTTTGTACAAGGGTTTTGAGCCTCAAAGTGGGCCTGAGCACCAAGAAGAAAGGAATGCAGATGCAGTTTAG
- a CDS encoding glycerate kinase encodes MRVVIAPDKFKGSLSAPEVAEHLATGLLVGFGQGIQATRIPVADGGEGTIDAAIGSGFSRRTTTVTGPLGEPVKADFAIRGEEAVIEMAAASGLALLPEGPTSKTAKTANSIGTGELIRAALDLGCRKIILGVGGSANTDAGAGVLQGLGAVFLDKNGNELPGGGAALAQLDSIDFANFDVRIEATEFVLASDVDNPLLGASGAPAIFGPQKGATPDDVAELDAAASHFVDVLAAATGQHAKFAAKAEGAGAAGGVGYIAIAALKAERRPGIDVVLEFTELENKLKGADLVITGEGSLDEQSLLGKTPMGVSRAATRQGVPVIAVCGRSTLSREQLNDAGFHTVHALTDLEKDVQKCIAEAGPLLEQLGKHIGVYLAERTENKEYLNV; translated from the coding sequence ATGCGTGTTGTCATCGCCCCGGACAAATTCAAGGGCTCGCTGTCCGCGCCCGAGGTCGCCGAGCACCTGGCAACAGGCCTGCTGGTGGGCTTCGGCCAGGGCATACAAGCAACACGCATTCCGGTGGCCGACGGCGGCGAAGGAACCATCGACGCCGCCATCGGTTCCGGCTTCAGCCGCCGGACCACCACCGTCACCGGCCCCCTCGGCGAACCGGTCAAGGCCGACTTCGCCATCCGCGGCGAGGAAGCTGTCATCGAAATGGCGGCAGCTTCCGGCCTGGCCCTCCTCCCCGAGGGCCCCACGTCGAAAACAGCCAAGACCGCCAACAGCATCGGCACGGGCGAACTGATCCGCGCCGCATTGGACCTCGGCTGCCGGAAGATCATCCTCGGCGTCGGCGGCAGCGCCAACACCGACGCCGGAGCCGGAGTCCTGCAGGGCCTCGGGGCCGTCTTCCTGGACAAGAACGGCAACGAGCTCCCCGGCGGCGGCGCCGCCCTCGCCCAGCTCGACAGCATCGACTTCGCCAACTTCGACGTACGGATCGAAGCAACAGAGTTCGTGCTGGCGTCCGACGTCGACAATCCCCTTTTGGGGGCCAGCGGAGCCCCAGCCATCTTCGGTCCGCAAAAGGGCGCGACGCCGGACGACGTCGCCGAACTGGATGCCGCCGCAAGCCACTTCGTCGACGTCCTCGCCGCAGCAACCGGGCAACACGCCAAGTTTGCGGCCAAAGCAGAAGGCGCTGGAGCGGCTGGTGGCGTTGGCTACATTGCCATCGCGGCACTGAAGGCAGAGCGGCGGCCGGGTATCGACGTCGTGCTTGAATTCACTGAGCTGGAGAACAAGCTGAAGGGCGCCGATCTGGTGATCACCGGTGAAGGCAGCCTGGACGAACAAAGCCTGCTCGGCAAGACCCCCATGGGTGTCTCCAGGGCAGCAACGCGGCAGGGCGTTCCCGTGATCGCAGTCTGCGGCCGGAGTACGCTGAGCCGGGAACAACTGAACGACGCCGGTTTCCACACGGTCCACGCCCTGACCGACCTGGAAAAAGACGTCCAAAAATGTATCGCTGAAGCAGGTCCGTTGCTTGAACAATTAGGTAAGCACATAGGCGTGTACCTGGCGGAACGGACCGAAAACAAGGAGTACCTCAATGTCTGA
- a CDS encoding PP2C family protein-serine/threonine phosphatase, whose protein sequence is MVSTSPPRHAVVVEDDADIRGLLVLVLEQLDFVVTEAPDGLSGVEAVRRTNAELVTLDINLPDIDGMEVCRRLREFSDAYILMLTARADEIDRLNGLDTGADDYINKPFSPRELQARIRALFRRARTPAAPAEDPRQVDELERAAVVQQSLLPRETVRLEGYDVAGAFRPTRSVGGDFYDWYQTRDGMHLTFADAMGKGMGAALIAATVRAVMRSVADTPAIADAFASASLTIASDLDQSGSFATMFHARLDSASGKLSYIDAGHGLALHIPAEGTAQRLISAGPPVGILDGQHWPASELELEPGDSLVIVSDGVLDAHESLEDFVRNVEKAARTGPTSDDVCAALLELAPAATAEDDVTAVVVRRKPDATH, encoded by the coding sequence ATGGTCTCAACCTCGCCCCCGCGCCATGCCGTCGTTGTCGAAGACGACGCCGACATTCGCGGCCTCCTCGTCCTGGTCCTTGAGCAGCTCGACTTTGTGGTGACAGAAGCGCCCGACGGTCTTTCCGGCGTCGAGGCCGTCCGCCGGACGAACGCCGAACTGGTGACCCTGGACATCAACCTCCCGGACATCGACGGCATGGAAGTCTGCCGCCGCCTCCGCGAATTTTCGGACGCGTACATCTTGATGCTCACGGCCCGCGCCGACGAGATCGACCGCCTCAACGGCCTGGATACCGGCGCGGACGACTACATCAACAAACCCTTCAGCCCAAGGGAGCTCCAGGCCCGCATCCGTGCACTGTTCCGTCGGGCCCGGACGCCCGCCGCCCCTGCGGAGGACCCGCGCCAGGTCGACGAACTTGAGCGGGCGGCCGTCGTGCAGCAAAGCCTCCTCCCGCGCGAGACAGTCCGCCTGGAAGGATACGACGTCGCTGGCGCCTTCCGTCCGACGCGCAGCGTTGGCGGGGACTTCTACGACTGGTACCAGACCCGCGACGGCATGCACCTGACCTTCGCCGACGCGATGGGCAAAGGAATGGGCGCCGCGCTGATCGCCGCCACCGTCCGGGCCGTGATGCGCTCCGTGGCCGACACCCCGGCCATCGCTGATGCCTTCGCCTCGGCCAGCCTCACCATCGCCTCCGACCTGGACCAGTCCGGCTCCTTCGCCACCATGTTCCACGCACGCCTGGACAGCGCCTCCGGGAAGCTCAGCTACATCGACGCCGGACACGGGCTCGCGCTGCACATCCCGGCAGAGGGGACCGCACAAAGGCTCATCTCGGCCGGCCCACCCGTCGGCATCCTCGATGGCCAGCACTGGCCGGCCTCGGAACTGGAACTTGAGCCCGGCGATTCCCTGGTGATCGTCAGCGATGGGGTGCTGGACGCCCATGAGTCGTTGGAAGACTTCGTGCGGAACGTCGAGAAGGCGGCGCGCACCGGCCCTACCTCGGACGACGTCTGCGCTGCCCTGCTGGAGCTGGCACCAGCCGCAACAGCCGAAGACGACGTGACCGCCGTCGTCGTTCGCCGTAAACCTGACGCAACGCACTAA
- a CDS encoding 2-hydroxy-3-oxopropionate reductase, with amino-acid sequence MSNVAVIGLGIMGLPMAINLVKAGHTVTGFNRSQDKIDKLVSEGGQGASSIADAVKDADVVITMVPDSPDVEGVVSGKDGVFANAKKGTLWIDASSIRPDVAKRLSEEAVEAGIRPLDAPVSGGEQGAIDAVLSIMVGGDAADFEAAQDVLNAVGKTIVHVGPSGSGQTVKAANQLIVAVNIQVLGEAIAFLEAYGVDTDAALKVLGGGLAGSKVLDQKGQKMLDRNFDPGFRLALHHKDLGIVTSAAREANVAVPLGAVVAQLVAATVNQGDGGLDHSGLFKQVLQLSGRK; translated from the coding sequence ATGAGCAACGTTGCAGTCATCGGCCTCGGAATCATGGGCCTCCCCATGGCCATCAACCTCGTCAAGGCAGGCCACACGGTCACCGGTTTCAACCGCAGCCAGGACAAGATCGACAAGCTCGTCTCCGAAGGCGGCCAGGGCGCCAGCTCCATCGCGGACGCAGTCAAGGACGCCGACGTCGTCATCACCATGGTGCCGGACTCCCCCGATGTTGAGGGTGTAGTCAGCGGCAAGGACGGCGTCTTCGCCAACGCCAAGAAGGGCACCTTGTGGATCGACGCCTCCAGCATCCGCCCGGACGTCGCCAAGCGCCTCTCGGAAGAAGCAGTAGAAGCAGGCATCCGCCCCCTTGACGCCCCGGTATCCGGCGGCGAACAGGGCGCCATCGACGCCGTTCTCTCCATCATGGTCGGCGGCGACGCAGCAGATTTCGAGGCAGCACAGGATGTCCTCAACGCAGTGGGCAAGACCATCGTCCACGTCGGCCCGTCCGGCTCCGGCCAGACCGTCAAGGCAGCCAACCAGCTCATTGTCGCCGTCAACATCCAGGTTCTCGGCGAGGCCATCGCCTTCCTCGAGGCTTACGGCGTAGACACCGACGCAGCTCTCAAGGTCCTCGGCGGCGGCTTGGCCGGCTCCAAGGTCCTGGACCAGAAGGGCCAGAAGATGCTCGACCGCAACTTCGACCCCGGCTTCCGCCTCGCCCTCCACCACAAGGACCTGGGCATCGTCACCTCCGCAGCCCGCGAAGCCAACGTCGCCGTCCCGCTCGGCGCCGTCGTCGCGCAGCTCGTCGCCGCAACCGTCAACCAAGGCGACGGCGGACTCGACCACTCGGGCCTCTTCAAGCAGGTCCTCCAGCTCAGCGGCCGCAAGTAA
- a CDS encoding STAS domain-containing protein, which produces MQFSYEVKDSYAEVKSVGRLNMVAAPKLREVVAEVVAGGSSRVVVNLAETDFMDSSGLGALIGCLKAARQAGGDLRIAAVQPQVKMVLELTNMDRVLTAYPTAEDAFGND; this is translated from the coding sequence ATGCAGTTTAGCTATGAGGTCAAGGACTCCTACGCGGAGGTCAAGAGCGTGGGCCGGCTGAACATGGTGGCCGCGCCCAAGCTTCGCGAAGTGGTGGCCGAGGTAGTAGCCGGTGGTTCGAGCCGCGTGGTGGTCAACCTGGCCGAGACGGACTTCATGGATTCCTCGGGGCTTGGGGCGCTCATCGGTTGCCTCAAGGCTGCCCGTCAGGCCGGTGGCGACCTGCGCATTGCCGCCGTCCAGCCGCAGGTCAAGATGGTCCTGGAACTGACCAACATGGACCGGGTCCTCACCGCGTACCCCACGGCCGAAGACGCTTTCGGCAATGACTGA
- the gcl gene encoding glyoxylate carboligase — MAKMRTVDAAVAILEKEGATEAFGLPGAAINPFYSAMRAHGGIRHTLARHVEGASHMADGYSRAADGNIGVCIGTSGPAGTDMITGLYAAQADSIPMLCITGQAPVAKLHKEDFQAVDIESIAKPVTKFAMTILEPGQVPGAFQKAFQVMRSGRPGPVLLDLPIDVQMAEIEFDIDAYEPLPVEKPKASRKQLEKALDLLTAAKHPLIVAGGGIINAGASAQLVELAEILNVPVIPTLMGWGAIPDDHQLMAGMVGLQTSHRYGNETFLQSDFVIGIGNRWANRHTGGLDTYTAGRKFVHIDIEPTQIGRVFSPDLGIASDAGAALDGLLELARERQAAKTLPDYSGWVAECQERKGSLHRKTNFDNVPIKPQRVYQEMNKAFGKDTTYVSTIGLSQIAGAQMLHVFGARKWINAGQAGPLGWTAPAALGVVRGTPDATVVALSGDYDFQFMIEELAVGAQFNLPYIHVVVNNSYLGLIRQSQRGFNMEQNVSLAFENINSPETNGYGVDHIKVAEGLGCKAIRVENPNDLPAAFDKAKALAGEFKVPVVVEVILEKITNISMGVEINGVNEFEELAETAADAPTAILTKA; from the coding sequence ATGGCAAAGATGCGTACCGTTGATGCGGCCGTAGCCATCCTGGAAAAGGAAGGCGCCACCGAGGCGTTCGGCCTGCCAGGCGCAGCAATCAACCCCTTCTACTCGGCAATGCGTGCCCACGGCGGCATCCGCCACACGCTGGCCCGCCACGTTGAAGGCGCCAGCCACATGGCCGACGGCTACAGCCGCGCAGCTGATGGCAACATCGGCGTCTGCATCGGCACCTCGGGCCCCGCCGGCACCGACATGATCACGGGCCTCTACGCAGCCCAGGCCGACTCCATCCCGATGCTCTGCATCACCGGCCAGGCACCCGTTGCCAAGCTGCACAAGGAAGACTTCCAGGCCGTGGACATCGAGTCCATCGCCAAGCCGGTCACCAAGTTCGCCATGACCATCCTGGAGCCGGGCCAGGTTCCCGGAGCTTTCCAGAAGGCCTTCCAGGTAATGCGTTCGGGTCGTCCGGGTCCGGTTCTGCTGGACCTGCCCATCGACGTGCAGATGGCCGAGATCGAGTTCGACATCGACGCCTACGAGCCCCTGCCCGTGGAGAAGCCCAAGGCTTCCCGCAAGCAGCTGGAAAAGGCACTGGACCTGCTGACCGCAGCCAAGCACCCGCTGATCGTTGCCGGTGGCGGCATCATCAACGCCGGCGCTTCGGCCCAGCTGGTTGAATTGGCCGAGATCCTGAACGTTCCTGTCATCCCCACCCTGATGGGCTGGGGCGCCATCCCGGACGACCACCAGCTGATGGCCGGCATGGTTGGCCTGCAGACCTCGCACCGCTACGGCAACGAGACCTTCCTGCAGAGCGACTTCGTGATCGGCATCGGCAACCGTTGGGCCAACCGCCACACCGGCGGCCTGGACACCTACACGGCAGGCCGTAAGTTCGTGCACATCGACATCGAGCCGACCCAGATCGGTCGCGTTTTCTCCCCCGACTTGGGCATTGCGTCCGACGCCGGTGCGGCGCTGGACGGTCTGTTGGAGCTGGCACGCGAGCGCCAGGCAGCCAAGACCCTGCCGGACTACTCGGGCTGGGTTGCCGAGTGCCAGGAGCGCAAGGGTTCCCTGCACCGCAAGACCAACTTCGACAACGTGCCCATCAAGCCGCAGCGCGTGTACCAGGAGATGAACAAGGCCTTCGGCAAGGACACCACCTACGTGTCCACCATCGGTCTGTCGCAGATCGCCGGTGCCCAGATGCTGCACGTGTTTGGTGCCCGCAAGTGGATCAACGCAGGCCAGGCCGGTCCGCTGGGTTGGACCGCTCCGGCAGCCCTGGGTGTTGTACGCGGCACCCCGGACGCCACCGTTGTTGCCCTGTCCGGTGACTACGACTTCCAGTTCATGATCGAAGAACTGGCTGTGGGCGCACAGTTCAACCTGCCGTACATCCACGTTGTGGTGAACAACAGCTACCTGGGCCTGATCCGTCAGAGCCAGCGCGGTTTCAACATGGAGCAGAACGTTTCCCTGGCCTTCGAGAACATCAACTCCCCGGAGACCAACGGCTACGGCGTGGACCACATCAAGGTTGCCGAAGGCTTGGGCTGCAAGGCCATCCGTGTTGAGAACCCGAACGACCTGCCCGCCGCCTTCGACAAGGCCAAGGCACTGGCCGGCGAATTCAAGGTTCCCGTGGTTGTTGAAGTAATCCTGGAAAAGATCACCAACATCTCCATGGGCGTTGAGATCAACGGCGTGAACGAGTTCGAAGAGCTGGCCGAGACCGCTGCGGACGCACCCACCGCGATCCTGACCAAGGCCTAA
- the allB gene encoding allantoinase AllB produces the protein MSEAIGAYDLVIRGQRILTTAGLAAREVGIRDGVIVAIEPLGNGLTGNEVIELADDETLIPGLVDTHVHVNEPGRTEWEGFASATRAAAAGGVTTIIDMPLNSIPPTTTVDGLEQKRVVAKDQAFVDVGFWGGAIPGNKADLRPLHDEGVFGFKCFLLHSGVDEFPHLDADEMEEDMKELKSFDSLMIVHAEDSHAIDRAPHPGGDHYETFLASRPRGAENKAIAEVIERARWTGARAHILHLSSSDALPMIASAKRDGVNLTVETCPHYLTLMAEEIPDGATAYKCCPPIREASNRELLWKGLQDGTIDCIVSDHSPSTLDLKDLENGDFAVAWGGVSSLQLGLSLIWTEARHRGIPLEQVVSWMAEKPAALARLHNKGQLALGYDADFSIFAPDEAFVVDVTKLKHKNPITPYDGRPLAGVVRKTYLRGTPIDGQNPGGKLLRRGNV, from the coding sequence ATGTCTGAAGCAATCGGCGCCTATGACCTCGTTATCCGGGGACAGCGCATCCTGACCACTGCCGGCCTCGCTGCACGCGAAGTTGGCATCCGCGATGGCGTAATCGTCGCCATCGAACCCCTGGGCAACGGCCTGACGGGCAATGAGGTCATCGAACTCGCAGACGACGAAACCCTCATCCCCGGCCTGGTCGACACCCACGTCCACGTCAACGAGCCCGGCCGCACCGAGTGGGAAGGCTTCGCCTCCGCCACCCGTGCCGCTGCTGCCGGTGGCGTGACCACCATCATCGACATGCCGCTGAACAGCATCCCGCCCACCACCACCGTCGACGGCCTGGAGCAAAAGCGCGTGGTCGCCAAGGACCAGGCATTCGTGGACGTCGGATTCTGGGGCGGTGCCATCCCGGGCAACAAGGCCGACCTCCGCCCGCTGCACGACGAAGGCGTCTTCGGCTTCAAGTGCTTCCTCCTGCACTCCGGCGTGGACGAATTCCCGCACCTGGACGCGGACGAGATGGAAGAGGACATGAAGGAACTGAAGTCCTTCGACTCCCTCATGATCGTCCACGCCGAGGACTCCCACGCGATCGACCGCGCCCCGCACCCCGGCGGCGACCACTACGAAACCTTCCTCGCCTCCCGCCCCCGCGGTGCTGAGAACAAGGCCATCGCCGAGGTCATCGAACGAGCCCGCTGGACCGGCGCCCGCGCCCACATCCTCCACCTCTCCTCCTCAGACGCGCTCCCCATGATCGCGTCGGCAAAGCGCGACGGCGTCAACCTCACCGTTGAGACCTGCCCGCACTACCTGACGCTCATGGCCGAAGAAATCCCCGACGGCGCCACGGCCTACAAGTGCTGCCCGCCCATCCGTGAGGCCTCCAACCGCGAGCTCCTCTGGAAGGGCCTGCAGGACGGCACCATCGACTGCATCGTCTCGGACCACTCCCCCTCCACACTGGACCTGAAGGACCTGGAGAACGGTGACTTCGCAGTGGCCTGGGGCGGCGTTTCCTCCCTCCAGCTGGGCCTGTCCCTGATCTGGACCGAAGCGCGCCACCGCGGCATCCCGCTGGAACAGGTCGTCTCGTGGATGGCTGAGAAGCCCGCGGCCCTGGCCCGCCTGCACAACAAGGGCCAGCTCGCACTGGGCTACGACGCCGACTTCTCCATCTTCGCCCCGGACGAAGCCTTCGTTGTGGACGTCACCAAGCTCAAGCACAAGAACCCGATCACGCCGTACGACGGCCGTCCGCTGGCCGGCGTGGTCCGCAAGACCTACCTGCGCGGCACCCCGATCGACGGCCAGAACCCCGGCGGCAAGCTGCTCCGCCGCGGCAACGTTTAG
- a CDS encoding winged helix-turn-helix domain-containing protein, whose translation MAVNAYGPPPARFPRRSSNGAPGAARQQGLTAHGLALWVNPAEGDPVDPEIWERAARLVLARAMKLAPEAEVRIWPAIGAQHSGVGDTSWGGTPQEAADAGTNGSLTLADALAEARSKTAPDVGNRTEVGGSTAVEPVTLASRRSQLAVDLAAEVVLLDGEPVSFTGMEYKLLRYLVVNCSRAISREELQRFLESFDLPGAAFRSIDVYVGRVRRKLGSARHTVATVRGGGYQFVPGPYATVRGPAEYSI comes from the coding sequence ATGGCAGTCAATGCCTATGGGCCGCCGCCCGCACGGTTTCCCAGGCGCTCCAGCAACGGAGCGCCGGGGGCCGCGCGGCAGCAAGGCCTGACAGCACACGGTCTCGCGCTCTGGGTCAACCCGGCCGAGGGCGACCCCGTGGATCCTGAAATTTGGGAGCGGGCAGCACGACTTGTGCTGGCCCGCGCCATGAAACTTGCCCCGGAGGCGGAAGTCCGCATCTGGCCCGCCATCGGGGCACAGCACTCCGGCGTCGGCGACACTTCCTGGGGCGGCACTCCGCAGGAAGCCGCCGACGCCGGTACCAACGGCTCGCTCACCCTCGCCGATGCCCTCGCTGAGGCCCGGTCCAAAACCGCGCCCGACGTCGGCAACCGCACCGAAGTGGGCGGCAGCACCGCCGTCGAGCCCGTAACGTTGGCGAGCCGTCGCAGCCAACTTGCGGTGGACCTCGCTGCTGAAGTAGTCCTGCTTGACGGCGAGCCGGTTTCCTTTACTGGCATGGAATACAAGCTGCTGCGCTACCTGGTGGTGAACTGCTCGCGGGCCATCAGTCGTGAAGAATTGCAACGTTTCCTGGAGTCATTTGACCTTCCCGGCGCGGCTTTTCGCTCGATCGACGTTTATGTTGGAAGGGTGCGGCGGAAGCTCGGCTCCGCGCGCCACACCGTCGCCACCGTCCGTGGTGGTGGCTACCAGTTCGTGCCAGGCCCCTATGCCACAGTGCGCGGACCCGCGGAATACAGCATCTAG
- the bcp gene encoding thioredoxin-dependent thiol peroxidase — protein MTQKLIVGTQAPDFTLLDADGNKVSLSDYRGRNVIVYFYPKAATPGCTTEACDFRDNLASLQGSGYEVLGISPDGPEALAKFTGDFALTFPLLSDEDHAVALAYGAWGEKLVDGEIVEGLVRSTVVVDGEGLVRLTQYQVSAQGHVQALKEELLGV, from the coding sequence ATGACCCAGAAACTCATCGTCGGAACGCAAGCACCTGACTTCACGCTGCTCGACGCCGACGGCAACAAGGTCTCGCTGTCCGATTACCGCGGACGCAACGTCATTGTGTACTTCTACCCGAAGGCAGCCACCCCCGGCTGCACCACCGAGGCTTGCGACTTCCGCGACAACCTCGCCAGCCTGCAGGGCTCCGGCTACGAAGTCCTCGGGATCTCCCCCGACGGCCCCGAAGCCCTCGCCAAGTTCACCGGTGACTTCGCCCTGACCTTCCCGCTGCTCTCCGACGAAGACCACGCCGTGGCATTGGCTTACGGCGCATGGGGCGAAAAGCTGGTCGACGGCGAGATCGTTGAAGGCCTGGTGCGCTCCACTGTCGTCGTGGACGGCGAAGGACTTGTCCGTCTGACCCAGTACCAGGTCTCCGCGCAGGGCCACGTCCAGGCGCTGAAGGAAGAGCTGCTGGGCGTCTAA
- a CDS encoding ATP-binding protein — MTDVVARRGFHGPSNDEAIESIHNELDALWDDASFVPDMDRMTFATAVIEAAANIVQHALPAAEKPVEIDVDISVRPARLVARVSAHNAREPFADDMQASMPDSDAESGRGLALIEALVTTVTFERQDGTNTWILTRET, encoded by the coding sequence ATGACTGATGTAGTCGCCCGCCGGGGATTCCACGGGCCCTCCAACGACGAAGCCATCGAGTCCATCCACAACGAGCTGGACGCCCTGTGGGATGACGCCTCTTTTGTGCCGGACATGGACCGGATGACGTTCGCTACTGCGGTCATTGAAGCAGCGGCGAACATCGTGCAGCACGCGCTCCCTGCGGCAGAGAAGCCGGTGGAGATCGACGTCGACATCAGCGTGCGCCCTGCCCGCTTGGTGGCCCGGGTCAGCGCACACAATGCCCGGGAACCGTTCGCCGACGACATGCAGGCATCGATGCCGGATTCCGATGCTGAGTCCGGGCGTGGGCTGGCGCTGATCGAGGCTTTGGTGACAACTGTGACGTTCGAGCGCCAGGACGGCACCAACACCTGGATCCTCACCCGCGAAACCTGA